One stretch of Bosea vaviloviae DNA includes these proteins:
- a CDS encoding CreA family protein, protein MRFRRHVLVALAALSLAGAALSPAQAQEDLIFRKSTVWKMLTPDDKLAVYGVDDPVVEGVACHYTVPEKGGVAGMFGVAEQVSDISLACRQIGPIKFKDKSEQGDVVFRERRSLIWKKMQIVRGCDAKRNVLIYMVYTDKLIEGSPQNSTSTVPIMPWGANGDAPKCAEWVK, encoded by the coding sequence ATGCGGTTTCGTCGTCACGTCCTTGTCGCTTTGGCGGCGTTGTCGCTTGCCGGGGCGGCGCTTTCGCCGGCCCAGGCGCAGGAAGACCTGATCTTCCGCAAGTCGACCGTCTGGAAGATGCTGACGCCCGACGACAAGCTCGCCGTCTACGGCGTCGACGATCCCGTCGTCGAGGGCGTTGCCTGCCACTATACCGTGCCCGAGAAGGGCGGCGTCGCCGGCATGTTCGGCGTCGCTGAGCAGGTCTCGGACATCTCGCTTGCCTGCCGGCAGATCGGCCCGATCAAGTTCAAGGACAAATCCGAGCAGGGCGATGTCGTCTTCCGCGAGCGCCGCTCGTTGATCTGGAAGAAGATGCAGATCGTGCGCGGCTGCGACGCCAAGCGCAATGTGCTGATCTACATGGTCTATACCGACAAGCTAATCGAGGGCTCCCCGCAGAACTCGACCTCGACCGTGCCGATCATGCCCTGGGGCGCGAATGGCGATGCGCCGAAATGCGCCGAATGGGTGAAGTGA
- a CDS encoding TRAP transporter substrate-binding protein — protein sequence MKRRDFLKTGALAAAATPVAMPAIAQSAPEVKWRLTSSFPKSLDTIYGTAQQFSKFVSDATDGKFEIQVFAPGEIVPGLQALDAVSSGTVECAHSPTYFYIGKDPTLGLGTGIPFGLNARQQHSWWYFGGGEQIVNGVLDRFNAYSIPCGNSGCQMGGFFRKELTGLDDLKGLKFRIGGMGGAVLAKLGVVPTQIAPGDVYPALERGTIDAAEFVGPYDDEKLGFIRVAKYYYYPGWWEGGAMLHLIIGKEAWAKLPKHYQAIVQNACEAANNWMLAKYDFVNPGGLRRLVAQGAQLKAFPMPVMEAALKAAEEYYAETSAKSPDFKKGYDSMVAFRGENLLWWQVAELSYDSFMNRLRAR from the coding sequence ATGAAACGTCGCGACTTTTTGAAAACAGGGGCTCTCGCCGCCGCTGCGACCCCGGTCGCGATGCCTGCGATCGCGCAGTCGGCCCCCGAGGTGAAATGGCGGTTGACGTCGAGTTTTCCGAAGTCGCTCGATACGATTTACGGCACCGCCCAGCAGTTCTCGAAATTCGTCAGCGACGCCACGGACGGCAAGTTCGAGATCCAGGTTTTTGCGCCTGGCGAGATCGTGCCCGGCCTGCAGGCGCTCGACGCCGTCTCCTCCGGCACGGTCGAATGCGCGCATTCGCCGACCTATTTCTACATCGGCAAGGATCCGACGCTGGGGCTCGGCACCGGCATCCCCTTCGGGCTGAACGCGCGCCAGCAGCATAGCTGGTGGTATTTCGGCGGCGGCGAGCAGATCGTGAACGGCGTGCTCGACCGCTTCAACGCCTATTCGATCCCCTGTGGCAATTCCGGCTGCCAGATGGGCGGTTTCTTCCGCAAGGAGCTGACCGGGCTCGACGACCTCAAGGGCCTGAAGTTCCGCATCGGCGGCATGGGCGGCGCGGTCTTGGCCAAGCTCGGCGTGGTTCCGACCCAGATCGCGCCCGGCGACGTCTATCCGGCGCTGGAGCGCGGCACCATCGATGCGGCCGAGTTCGTCGGCCCCTATGACGATGAGAAGCTCGGCTTCATCCGGGTCGCGAAATATTACTACTATCCCGGCTGGTGGGAGGGCGGCGCGATGCTGCACCTGATCATCGGCAAGGAGGCCTGGGCCAAGCTGCCCAAGCATTATCAGGCGATCGTCCAGAACGCCTGCGAGGCGGCCAATAACTGGATGCTGGCGAAATACGACTTCGTGAACCCCGGCGGCCTGCGCCGCCTGGTGGCGCAAGGCGCGCAGTTGAAGGCGTTCCCGATGCCGGTGATGGAGGCCGCTCTCAAGGCCGCCGAGGAATACTACGCCGAGACCTCGGCCAAGAGCCCGGACTTCAAGAAGGGCTACGATTCCATGGTCGCCTTCCGTGGCGAGAACCTGCTCTGGTGGCAAGTGGCGGAGTTGTCCTACGACTCGTTCATGAACCGGCTGAGGGCGCGCTGA
- a CDS encoding fumarylacetoacetate hydrolase family protein, translated as MKLASLMHGRDGRLVVVSKDLTRATDAFPVVPTLQAALDDWDRYAPRLADLAETLEHGSVPSFRFHEHDCAAPLPRAYQWLDASAYVNHVELVRKARGAEMPESFWTDPLMYQGGSDSNLGPRQAIRARSEVDGIDFEAEIAVVTGDVPMGVSSAQALNHIRLIMLANDVSLRNQVANELAKGFGFVQSKPPTAFSPVAVTPGELGASWAGGKLHLPLLTQLNGKPFGRPEAGIDMTFDFGTLIAHAARTRPLAAGTIIGSGTVSNRGTEGGPGKPLAEGGLGYACIAEQRMVETIARGAPTTPFLRFGDSIRIEMKTAAGHSIFGAIEQEILPHAE; from the coding sequence ATGAAACTCGCGTCACTTATGCACGGCCGGGATGGCCGACTCGTCGTGGTCTCGAAAGACCTCACCCGGGCCACCGATGCCTTCCCCGTCGTGCCGACCCTGCAGGCGGCGCTCGACGATTGGGATCGCTACGCTCCGCGCCTCGCCGATCTGGCGGAGACGCTGGAACATGGTTCGGTCCCGTCCTTCCGCTTCCACGAGCATGATTGCGCGGCCCCGCTGCCGCGCGCCTATCAGTGGCTCGACGCCTCGGCCTATGTGAACCATGTCGAACTGGTCCGGAAGGCGCGGGGCGCCGAGATGCCGGAAAGCTTCTGGACCGACCCCTTGATGTATCAGGGCGGCAGCGATTCCAATCTCGGGCCGCGCCAGGCGATCCGCGCCCGCAGCGAGGTCGACGGCATCGATTTCGAGGCCGAGATCGCGGTCGTCACCGGTGACGTGCCGATGGGCGTCTCGTCCGCCCAGGCCCTCAATCATATCCGCCTGATCATGCTTGCAAACGATGTGAGCCTGCGGAATCAGGTTGCGAACGAATTGGCGAAAGGCTTTGGATTCGTTCAGTCAAAGCCGCCGACCGCCTTTTCCCCGGTCGCCGTGACGCCGGGTGAACTGGGTGCGAGCTGGGCCGGCGGCAAGCTGCATCTGCCGCTGCTGACGCAGCTCAACGGCAAGCCCTTCGGCAGACCGGAAGCCGGCATCGACATGACCTTCGATTTCGGCACGCTGATCGCCCATGCGGCGCGCACCCGCCCGTTGGCCGCCGGCACGATCATCGGCTCGGGCACGGTCTCGAACCGCGGCACAGAGGGCGGTCCGGGCAAGCCTTTGGCGGAGGGTGGACTCGGCTATGCCTGCATCGCCGAGCAGCGCATGGTCGAGACGATTGCGCGCGGCGCGCCGACGACGCCGTTCCTGCGCTTCGGCGACAGCATCCGCATCGAGATGAAGACCGCCGCCGGCCATTCGATCTTCGGGGCGATCGAACAGGAGATCCTGCCTCACGCCGAGTGA
- a CDS encoding GNAT family N-acetyltransferase gives MTGLPELKTAQLALRPRQLADLDAIATMNADPEVMRYIAPLGDPAMSRDGIAARSFSHIARGLGYWSVFPATEPGALIGYVGLIPDGEAQQQVQLSYRFAARHWGQGHGFEAVSRLLRHGFETLALPEIVIVTHPQNLASLRLAAKLGFKPAPRQVMTLIGAPPVVATRLRLERPREQKREPY, from the coding sequence ATGACGGGACTGCCAGAATTGAAGACCGCGCAGCTGGCGCTGCGGCCACGGCAACTGGCCGATCTCGACGCCATCGCCACGATGAATGCCGATCCCGAGGTGATGCGCTATATCGCGCCGCTCGGCGATCCGGCGATGAGCCGGGACGGCATCGCGGCACGCAGCTTCAGCCATATCGCACGCGGGCTCGGCTACTGGTCCGTCTTTCCCGCGACGGAACCAGGTGCACTCATCGGCTATGTCGGGCTCATCCCCGATGGCGAGGCGCAGCAGCAGGTCCAGCTCAGCTACCGCTTCGCGGCCCGCCATTGGGGCCAGGGCCATGGTTTCGAGGCCGTTTCCCGCCTGCTCCGCCACGGCTTCGAGACGCTGGCCCTGCCGGAGATCGTCATCGTCACGCACCCGCAAAATCTAGCTTCGCTGCGGCTGGCGGCGAAACTCGGCTTCAAGCCGGCACCGAGGCAGGTCATGACACTGATCGGCGCACCGCCGGTCGTCGCGACCCGCCTGCGCCTGGAGCGCCCCCGCGAGCAAAAGCGCGAGCCCTATTGA
- a CDS encoding HigA family addiction module antitoxin: protein MPRIRTHPGEILREDYLAPLGMSARQLAKALGVPGNRVSELLRERRDVSADTAIRLGRYFQTDPRFWLNLQAAHDLSKAETQQDYSAVQLHAA, encoded by the coding sequence ATGCCACGCATCCGCACCCATCCCGGCGAGATCCTGCGTGAGGACTATCTCGCCCCGCTCGGCATGAGCGCAAGGCAATTGGCGAAGGCGCTCGGCGTTCCCGGCAACCGCGTCAGCGAGTTGCTGCGCGAGCGCCGGGACGTCTCGGCCGATACCGCGATCCGGCTGGGGCGCTATTTCCAGACCGATCCGCGCTTCTGGCTCAATCTTCAGGCAGCGCACGACCTCTCCAAGGCCGAGACGCAGCAGGACTATTCAGCCGTCCAGCTGCACGCCGCCTGA